The following DNA comes from Musa acuminata AAA Group cultivar baxijiao chromosome BXJ1-4, Cavendish_Baxijiao_AAA, whole genome shotgun sequence.
TAAAACCAAGCAGGTTTTCCAGAACATGAGCCACCTTTGGGAAAAAAGTATTCATATATTTAAAGATACGTGCATGTCTGTATATCAAAGTACAGCTTACACTACGAGGCATGTAATACTACTGTTTCTTCTTGCCTATTGTTCTTTTGAGGAAGAAGCGTGCATGTATGATCGCAGAATAATCAAAAGGCTCTGCTGCAAGTCCTGTGGGAATCATCCTTTTTTGCCTGAGATGATACGGCATTGCAGCTGCCAATTCCACTTtgagtttctttttctttctttcttattcttctttgCTTCATTGACAAAACAGATCGGCCCTTTTTCCAGTTTCCAAAGTCGGAAAAGGACGCCTGCTTCTTTGAAGAGCATCCAAATACGTCCCTTCGTAATCTTTTCCTAGAAAATTTTtgcttttaatttttaattacgaTGAATCGAAGTCAAACTAATTACGATAAATCTTAAGTTAAAAGTTACAACCATGTACGTTAAGAagacaaatatatataataaaatatctcaTTGCCATTCTTAGTGAAGCGGGAGGTTCTTCGAGGATACTTACGAGAACTCATCATgtcaaatgagaaaaataatacGAAACAATTTTCTCCAAAAATATACAGTTCTATCACTTGACTAGGTGAGTACAGAAGCAGTCTCACCCGTCAAGAGGTTATCGGATGTCCAAAGTCAGGTGGAGATGGTCAATCCCTTCGTCATACAATATTAGATCCATACACACGACCGTATCTTGCGAGTCAGTATGCaggtttatttttcttcttatacATATGAGTATATCTAATTCGATGTCTCTGTAAAAACTCAAATATACCAGTGAGGCTTGATCGTGTTGCTAAGGATGTTAATAATAAGCCCTTAGTCCATCCGGGATCGACTTACCTTACTTACAATAGAATGCAAGACGACCGAACGCATGAGAGCATCCAGCAGCAACATACAATCAATCCGGTGCTGGAGCGAAGAAGGAATCTAGTGCCTCCCTCATTCATCGATTTCTGCCAAGCATCATCGGTGCTAAGTTTAGCTTAGTCAGGATTTGACTTAATCCAACTAAGTATTATCGATAGTGACTCTATTAAGCCACCAAATTATTGAGAAGAACTAGTCTTATAAATAATACGTAACTTGTAGAAAACAGCACAAAGTCATTAAAGCAAGCATCACGTTATCGAAAAGAATAAATCATGGCCTTGCTCGTAAAGTAGCACAAAAAAGGATTAATTAACCAGATCGGGATAGCTAAGCGGAGGAACGTCGAGTCGCGATCAGGCGCGGGCGTGTGAGGGCCCACGGGCGTGAGGAGGCACGCCGCGGTGGGCCCGCGACGTCCAGGTGGCGCTTCCAGACCACGTGGGGCGGGCCCAGGTGATCAGTCCTGCCGCGTGGGTCGTAAGGTGGGCATTTCCTCAAACAGGTGTCGAGCATGCTCTTGCGCGCTTTGTTCACGTGGACGCGAGCTGAGGAGGTAACAGCGCCAAGGGACAACAGCCGCCGGTTCCACTCATAAACATCATGGGTGGATCCATCTATCGTAACAataatcaataaataaataattctcTAAATATTAAGATCCCCATTTATGCTACTACCGTTACCATCCATCTAAAAATCCAAATCcatcatttttaatcaaaattaacaataatttatattattagagagagagagagagagagagagagaggtttggaGAAGAAAAGAGTTTTTAGTCTTGGGAAAATAGTACTTATGCCGATTAAAGCATTCCGACATCTTTTGCGGGACACTATGGTTGGAGTCAAAGCGACATGTCCATGTGACGTAGATGAGGGTTGAGAGAAAAAAGTCGACAAAACAACCAAGTCATCCCATAATCTTTTTGCAAGGTGATGTGATTTGTCTTAGAGCAATTGTGGTGGGACGGACGGTAACATCGTCTAGCAAGATTCTTTCAAGCATATGATTCGACCAACCTAAATAGATAGGATGGTCCTCAGCGCTAGTGGAAAACAGGCTCCAAATCTATCTATCCATCATGCTTCCCTTTACGCATGGATAGGATATCGTTGTTGATGCCACTCGTGTGGCTTGATGCTTGAGCTTTAGTTATGTTCCGATCGAGGTCGACTTCAACTTGTGTCATCGGAGAAGTAGATTTCTCGAGAAAGCATGTGCAACACGATCAAACATTTAGAACATGTTGCGTTGACACTTCATAGCGATCAATCTTTCTTTGCGATCAAATGTAACATTCATTTAACAGGAAAGATACTAAATGTTAGCTCAGCAAAATGCAACAGGAAATAGATTGAAGACTCAAAAAATAGTATATAGGAATATATGCCTCTGCGGAATGTTTAAGGTACTTCGAGGCACCAACATGTGTCGTCCGGCTTTCTCGTCGTAGgaagaaacaaaaaggaaaagggtCGTTTTCCTCGTGCTCTCTGGTATCCTTGTTGACACATCATAAGTTGTTCTGGATTAGAGCTAAGATTTCATGATCTACTTCGATATTCTGATGGATAATTAGTTCGAAGATGGATTGAAGAAATGACATCGTGTAGCTCACTGCAAAACGATAGCACAAGCGAACCCTTTATTTAAGATGATAGATGTTTTCAAGGCGGTCGATCTCACAGTGGAGTTGTACGTAATCATACACAAGCTTATTTCAACTGCTATCGGTTGCTAAGTTAGCTTACGCATAACTAGGAGACGAGATGTGCATGGGAGCGAGCTGGTGACGGGTACGTGAGCGATCATGCATCACGGACCTCGAAGATGTTGCGGCTCTTGACAACGATGTCGTACATGTGCACCGACCGGAACTTGGAGAAGTCCGTAGGTACCGAGATGAGGTGCACGGAGGAGCGCTTGTGGAACTGGATCAGATCCGGCGTGCTGGGGTACCGCTCCCACCCCAGCACCGCCAGCTTCTCCTCGAGGACGTCGTAGGAGGTGATCACCTCGCTGGTGGGGACGTGGACTAGGACCTTGCGGCGGCCCACGGCACCCTGCTCGCCGCCGACGTTCTCGACGAGGCGGACCACGCCGTTCTTGAACACC
Coding sequences within:
- the LOC135672278 gene encoding flowering-promoting factor 1-like protein 3, with product MSGVWVFKNGVVRLVENVGGEQGAVGRRKVLVHVPTSEVITSYDVLEEKLAVLGWERYPSTPDLIQFHKRSSVHLISVPTDFSKFRSVHMYDIVVKSRNIFEVRDA